From a single Sinomonas atrocyanea genomic region:
- a CDS encoding flavin-containing monooxygenase: MTSTQPQTHLPAEPGRAAGQRVETVVVGGGQAGLATAHWLAKAGRDCLVLEDRERIGEQWRGRYNSLRLFTPARVDSLPGLPFPGPQSAFPTGRELGDYLEQYAASLSVPVRTGVRLLSVEPLAGGGFRLTTSRGQIAAENVVVATGSDAVPKVPQVSAALDPGIRQLHSSQYRNPAQLLPGPVLVVGAGTSGADLAMEAVGAGHETWLSGHHPGEIPGNERVRAPLFWFAANHVLTLRNPLGRRARAAMRAAGRAPLVRTRRAHLDAAGVHRTQARTVAAVDGKPQLDDGTVLDVANVLWCTGYRRDYSFVPAVRLDADGFPLEHDGAAEGVPGLYFVGLFFQRAFSSHLVGGVGRDAKVVAEQICARSRQRV, encoded by the coding sequence ATGACCAGCACCCAGCCCCAGACACACCTTCCCGCCGAGCCAGGTCGCGCCGCGGGGCAGCGCGTCGAGACGGTCGTCGTCGGCGGCGGCCAGGCAGGGCTCGCGACAGCCCACTGGCTCGCCAAGGCCGGCAGAGACTGCCTCGTGCTCGAAGACCGGGAGCGGATCGGCGAGCAGTGGCGCGGGCGGTACAACTCGCTGCGCCTGTTCACCCCGGCGCGGGTGGACAGCCTGCCCGGCCTGCCCTTCCCCGGACCCCAGTCCGCCTTCCCCACCGGCCGCGAACTCGGCGACTATCTCGAACAGTACGCCGCATCGCTCAGCGTGCCGGTCCGCACCGGCGTCCGCCTGCTCTCCGTGGAGCCCCTCGCCGGCGGCGGCTTCCGCCTCACCACGAGCAGGGGCCAGATCGCGGCCGAGAACGTGGTCGTTGCCACCGGCTCCGACGCCGTGCCGAAGGTGCCGCAGGTCTCGGCCGCCCTCGATCCGGGCATCCGGCAGCTGCACTCGAGCCAGTACCGGAATCCGGCCCAGCTCCTTCCCGGCCCGGTCCTCGTGGTCGGGGCCGGCACCTCCGGCGCGGACCTGGCCATGGAAGCCGTCGGCGCCGGCCACGAGACGTGGCTCTCCGGCCACCACCCGGGCGAGATCCCCGGCAACGAGCGCGTCCGCGCACCGCTGTTCTGGTTTGCGGCCAACCACGTCCTGACCCTCAGGAACCCGCTGGGGCGGAGGGCCCGCGCCGCGATGAGGGCCGCCGGTCGAGCGCCCCTCGTCCGCACCCGGCGCGCGCACCTCGACGCCGCCGGGGTCCACCGCACCCAGGCACGCACCGTCGCCGCGGTCGACGGGAAGCCGCAGCTCGACGACGGCACCGTCCTCGACGTCGCAAACGTCCTGTGGTGCACGGGCTACCGGCGGGACTACTCGTTCGTTCCGGCCGTCCGCCTCGACGCCGACGGCTTCCCCCTCGAGCACGACGGCGCGGCCGAGGGCGTCCCAGGCCTGTACTTCGTGGGCCTCTTCTTCCAGAGGGCGTTCAGCTCCCATCTGGTGGGCGGCGTGGGACGGGACGCCAAGGTGGTCGCAGAGCAGATCTGCGCCCGCTCGCGCCAGCGCGTCTGA
- a CDS encoding helix-turn-helix transcriptional regulator, translating to MAVHGSTAQLPGPSQPLDGRRLYEAGAWSSALEAFERADSAEPLPGADLMLTAFSAYLLGLEDRSIALFGRAFRDFLGAHDDAAAARSAFWLGFAHDARGDRGRAEAWGRRLAAIVEEAGLSAERALLLSGMGHRALASPDPAETRRALGLSREAALIAHAARDTDTEVFSRLSTGWALLRLGSDAEGLAELDEAMATVTAGEVSTPIVNGVAYCSVISASLRAKDLSRAREWTSAATDWCARNQELVPFRGQCLVHRAEVKMLDGDWPGALEEAARAAERLLPADAGLASYQLGELHRLTGRFAEAEDAYRRANSAGRRPEPGLMLLRLAQGRVDVASTSARRLAAELTRRSEREDFLPAYVEVMAAAGDSEAACAGAEELSRLAEKAEGGRPGVGGVLTARALTAQGTARCAAGEAAQAVQTLREASLAWHRLGLPYLEARTRAVLGRCYAALGDNEAAALETDAARAAFGALGAAPDLAALPARTAGGGAVAAGGRAASSAGPLTEREVQVVRLVAAGLTNRGIAKELVLSEKTVARHLANVYAKLGIASRAAATAYAYDHGLL from the coding sequence GTGGCGGTCCACGGCTCCACGGCCCAGCTCCCCGGCCCCTCGCAGCCTCTCGACGGACGCCGGCTCTACGAGGCCGGAGCGTGGAGCAGCGCGCTCGAGGCCTTCGAACGGGCTGACTCGGCCGAGCCGCTGCCCGGGGCGGACCTCATGCTCACCGCATTCAGCGCCTACCTCTTGGGCCTCGAAGACCGCAGCATCGCCCTGTTCGGCCGCGCCTTCCGGGACTTCCTCGGCGCGCACGACGACGCCGCTGCCGCCCGCTCCGCCTTCTGGCTCGGCTTCGCGCACGACGCCCGGGGCGACCGCGGCCGCGCCGAGGCCTGGGGGCGCCGGCTCGCGGCCATCGTCGAGGAGGCCGGGCTCTCGGCAGAGCGGGCGCTCCTCCTCTCCGGCATGGGGCACCGGGCCCTCGCATCCCCGGACCCGGCCGAGACGCGCCGCGCGCTCGGGCTCTCCCGCGAGGCGGCCCTGATCGCGCACGCCGCGCGCGACACGGACACGGAGGTCTTCTCCCGCCTCAGCACCGGCTGGGCGCTCCTGCGCCTCGGGAGCGACGCCGAGGGGCTGGCGGAGCTCGACGAGGCCATGGCCACGGTGACGGCCGGAGAGGTCAGCACGCCGATCGTGAACGGGGTCGCGTACTGCTCGGTGATCTCGGCGTCGCTGCGGGCCAAGGACCTCTCCCGGGCCCGCGAATGGACCTCCGCGGCCACCGACTGGTGCGCGCGGAACCAGGAGCTCGTGCCCTTCCGGGGACAGTGCCTGGTGCACCGCGCCGAGGTCAAGATGCTCGACGGCGACTGGCCGGGCGCGCTCGAGGAGGCCGCCCGCGCGGCCGAGCGGCTCCTCCCCGCCGACGCGGGCCTGGCCAGCTACCAGCTCGGCGAGCTCCACCGGCTCACCGGGCGGTTCGCCGAGGCCGAGGACGCCTACCGCCGCGCCAATTCGGCCGGGCGCCGTCCCGAACCGGGCCTCATGCTGCTCCGGCTCGCGCAGGGCCGTGTGGACGTGGCGTCCACGTCGGCCCGGCGCCTCGCCGCGGAGCTCACCCGACGCTCCGAGCGGGAGGACTTCCTGCCGGCGTACGTCGAGGTCATGGCGGCCGCCGGGGATTCGGAGGCGGCCTGTGCCGGCGCGGAGGAGCTCTCGCGCCTGGCCGAGAAGGCGGAGGGCGGCCGCCCGGGCGTCGGCGGCGTCCTCACGGCCCGCGCGCTCACCGCGCAGGGCACGGCCCGGTGCGCGGCCGGCGAGGCCGCCCAGGCCGTTCAGACCCTCCGGGAGGCCTCCCTCGCCTGGCACCGGCTGGGCCTGCCCTACCTCGAGGCCCGCACCCGGGCGGTCCTCGGCCGCTGCTACGCAGCCCTGGGCGACAACGAGGCCGCCGCCCTCGAGACCGACGCGGCACGGGCAGCCTTCGGAGCGCTCGGCGCGGCGCCGGACCTGGCGGCCCTGCCGGCGCGCACCGCCGGCGGGGGCGCCGTAGCGGCAGGCGGCAGGGCGGCGTCGTCCGCGGGCCCGCTCACCGAGCGGGAGGTGCAGGTGGTGCGGCTCGTGGCGGCGGGCCTCACCAACCGGGGCATCGCGAAGGAGCTCGTGCTGAGCGAGAAGACCGTGGCGCGGCACCTCGCGAACGTCTACGCCAAGCTCGGCATCGCCTCGCGGGCCGCGGCGACCGCCTACGCCTACGACCACGGCCTCCTCTGA
- a CDS encoding zinc-dependent alcohol dehydrogenase family protein — MRATMIHGTRDIRVEDRPEPEIRLAGDAVVRVTAACVCGSDLWPYRGVRATEEPHPIGHEFVGVVEAVGDDVTAVKVGDFVVAPWAISCGECPPCRHGVQVACEHRAAWGGSDEQGLPVDGGQGERVRVPLANGTLVPVAGVTDPDEALTKSLLTLSDVMGTGHHAAVAAQVGPGRSVVIVGDGAVGLCAVLAAKRLGAERIIAMSRHEDRAAIARQFGATDVVAERGQEAAEKVRSILGGLLADSVLECVGTKESMEQAFACTRPGGSLGFVGVPAGGAELPIGTMFSKNISVGGGAASTREYLPELLADVLSGAINPGLVFDSVMPLEDAAEAYRAMDERRATKVMLVPAGAQR, encoded by the coding sequence ATGCGCGCGACCATGATCCACGGAACCCGAGACATCCGCGTCGAGGACCGGCCGGAGCCCGAGATCCGCCTCGCCGGCGACGCCGTGGTCCGTGTGACGGCGGCCTGCGTGTGCGGCTCGGACCTGTGGCCCTACCGTGGGGTGCGCGCCACGGAGGAACCGCACCCGATCGGGCACGAGTTCGTCGGGGTGGTCGAAGCCGTCGGCGACGACGTGACCGCGGTCAAGGTCGGCGACTTCGTCGTGGCCCCCTGGGCGATCTCGTGCGGCGAGTGCCCGCCGTGCCGCCACGGCGTGCAGGTCGCGTGCGAGCACCGCGCGGCGTGGGGCGGCAGCGACGAGCAGGGCCTGCCCGTGGACGGCGGCCAGGGCGAGCGGGTCCGCGTGCCGCTCGCCAACGGCACGCTCGTCCCCGTGGCGGGGGTCACCGACCCGGACGAGGCCCTCACCAAGAGCCTGCTCACGCTCTCCGACGTCATGGGCACGGGCCACCACGCCGCGGTCGCCGCGCAGGTGGGGCCCGGCCGCAGCGTCGTGATCGTGGGCGACGGCGCCGTGGGCCTGTGCGCGGTCCTCGCGGCCAAGCGCCTTGGCGCCGAGCGGATCATCGCCATGTCCCGGCATGAGGACCGCGCTGCCATCGCGCGCCAGTTCGGCGCGACCGACGTGGTGGCCGAACGCGGCCAGGAGGCGGCGGAGAAGGTCCGCTCGATCCTGGGAGGCCTCCTGGCCGACTCTGTGCTCGAGTGCGTCGGCACGAAGGAGTCCATGGAGCAGGCCTTCGCCTGCACGCGGCCCGGAGGCAGCCTCGGGTTCGTGGGCGTCCCGGCCGGGGGAGCGGAGCTGCCGATCGGCACCATGTTCTCCAAGAACATCTCGGTGGGCGGCGGCGCGGCGTCCACCCGCGAGTACCTTCCCGAGCTGCTGGCGGACGTCCTCTCAGGCGCGATCAATCCCGGCCTCGTCTTCGACTCGGTCATGCCGCTCGAGGACGCCGCCGAGGCGTACCGTGCGATGGACGAGCGCCGCGCGACCAAGGTCATGCTCGTCCCCGCCGGCGCACAGCGGTGA
- a CDS encoding nucleoside deaminase produces the protein MSEGFEAALAAAREGLAQGGIPIGAALVRGGEVIAVGHNERVQSGDPIAHGEMAALRAAGRQRTYRDTVLYTTLAPCAMCTGTVIQFKIPRVVVGEARTFGGELELLRSRGVEVEVLDDERCAEMMADFQREHPELWAEDIAE, from the coding sequence GTGAGCGAAGGCTTCGAGGCGGCCCTCGCGGCGGCCCGTGAGGGCCTCGCCCAGGGCGGCATCCCCATCGGTGCCGCCCTGGTCCGCGGGGGCGAGGTGATCGCCGTCGGCCACAACGAGCGCGTCCAGAGCGGCGATCCGATCGCCCACGGCGAGATGGCCGCGCTGCGGGCTGCGGGTCGGCAGCGCACCTACCGGGACACCGTGCTCTACACGACGCTGGCCCCCTGCGCGATGTGCACCGGGACGGTCATCCAGTTCAAGATCCCCAGGGTCGTGGTCGGGGAGGCGCGGACGTTCGGCGGCGAGCTCGAACTGCTGCGCTCGCGCGGGGTCGAGGTCGAGGTGCTCGACGATGAGCGGTGCGCCGAGATGATGGCGGACTTCCAGCGCGAGCACCCCGAACTCTGGGCGGAGGACATCGCCGAGTAG
- a CDS encoding IclR family transcriptional regulator, translating into MTENGETGEGRAASPISNAVAVLRCFTVDEPLLGVTEIAAQVGLHKSSVSRILSTLESEGLVERDEPTRRFRLGLGIIAVAGPLLADLDVRRVAYPVLRELGERTGETSALLLWNGHEAVSVEQIPSRHQVKHTTTLGTRYATGQSASVQVFLATEPPEKVREMLRSGVVQLPDTGEAALDAYAARLEEAEAKGYAVNYGETSPDEVGVASPVYDHRGDVVAAVLISAPHFRVSPERLAEICEACARAAADITRRLGGSAGGRAAAG; encoded by the coding sequence ATGACTGAGAACGGCGAGACCGGCGAGGGCCGCGCGGCCTCCCCCATCTCCAATGCCGTGGCGGTGCTGCGCTGCTTCACGGTCGACGAGCCGCTCCTCGGCGTCACCGAGATCGCGGCGCAGGTGGGCCTGCACAAGAGCTCCGTCTCGCGCATCCTGAGCACGCTCGAGTCCGAAGGCCTCGTGGAACGAGACGAGCCGACGCGCCGGTTCCGCCTCGGGCTCGGCATCATCGCCGTGGCCGGCCCGCTCCTGGCGGACCTGGACGTGCGCCGGGTCGCCTATCCCGTGCTCCGCGAGCTCGGGGAGCGCACCGGCGAGACCTCGGCGCTGCTGCTCTGGAACGGCCACGAGGCGGTCTCGGTCGAGCAGATCCCGAGCCGGCACCAGGTCAAGCACACCACGACCCTCGGGACCCGCTACGCCACCGGGCAGTCCGCCTCCGTCCAGGTCTTCCTCGCCACCGAGCCGCCCGAGAAGGTCCGCGAGATGCTCCGCTCCGGCGTGGTGCAGCTCCCCGACACCGGCGAGGCGGCGCTCGATGCGTACGCCGCACGGCTCGAGGAGGCCGAGGCCAAGGGCTATGCGGTCAACTACGGGGAGACCTCCCCCGACGAGGTGGGCGTGGCCTCGCCCGTCTACGACCACCGCGGGGACGTGGTGGCGGCCGTGCTCATCTCGGCGCCGCACTTCCGGGTGTCCCCCGAGCGGCTCGCAGAGATCTGCGAGGCCTGCGCCCGCGCCGCGGCCGACATCACCCGGCGGCTGGGCGGGAGCGCGGGAGGCCGCGCCGCCGCAGGCTAG